The following coding sequences are from one Acidobacteriota bacterium window:
- a CDS encoding lmo0937 family membrane protein produces MLWTICLILLVLWALGMVTSTTMGGLIHVLLVVAIVVLLIRVIQGRRVIALRPRTQEEA; encoded by the coding sequence ATGCTCTGGACAATCTGCCTGATCCTCCTGGTCCTCTGGGCCCTCGGAATGGTGACCTCCACGACGATGGGCGGCCTCATCCACGTGCTGCTCGTCGTGGCGATCGTCGTCCTTCTCATTCGCGTCATCCAGGGACGACGAGTCATTGCCCTTCGACCGAGAACGCAAGAAGAGGCCTGA
- a CDS encoding BON domain-containing protein codes for MTEALNAISVKTTLIDKLGTDALGIAVSVSGETATLTGEVTKSPSQGLAEEVALSVAGIKKVDNKVTVKNAEGAVAASEASVKNVSLEMKVKSILLTEIGANALKIEVEAVDGVVSLRGKLDDSNTSKAAVKKTRSIKGVKKVVDLLS; via the coding sequence GTGACCGAGGCGCTCAACGCCATCTCCGTCAAGACCACGCTCATCGACAAGCTCGGCACCGATGCTCTTGGGATCGCGGTCTCCGTGTCCGGCGAGACGGCAACCCTCACCGGCGAAGTGACGAAGTCGCCCAGCCAGGGGCTCGCCGAGGAAGTCGCCCTTTCGGTCGCGGGCATCAAGAAGGTCGACAACAAGGTCACCGTGAAGAACGCCGAAGGAGCCGTCGCCGCGAGCGAGGCCTCGGTGAAGAACGTCTCGCTCGAGATGAAGGTGAAGAGCATCCTCCTGACCGAGATCGGCGCGAACGCGCTCAAGATCGAGGTCGAGGCCGTCGACGGCGTCGTGAGCCTGCGCGGCAAGCTCGACGACTCCAACACCTCGAAGGCCGCCGTCAAGAAGACCCGCTCGATCAAGGGCGTCAAGAAGGTCGTCGATCTTCTGAGCTGA
- a CDS encoding GlsB/YeaQ/YmgE family stress response membrane protein, which translates to MSLTTLLLLIVIAAVCGAIGKAIAGSARGGLVVSTALGFVGALVGPWVARALKLPEPFMVVIGGHPFPVLWSIIGAALFVAVIHLFSRR; encoded by the coding sequence ATGTCTCTCACGACACTCCTGCTCCTCATCGTGATCGCGGCGGTCTGCGGCGCGATCGGCAAGGCCATCGCGGGGAGCGCCCGCGGCGGGCTGGTCGTCTCGACGGCCCTCGGCTTCGTCGGGGCCCTTGTGGGTCCCTGGGTCGCCCGGGCGCTCAAGCTTCCCGAGCCTTTCATGGTCGTCATCGGCGGGCATCCGTTCCCGGTTCTCTGGTCCATCATCGGCGCCGCCCTTTTCGTGGCGGTCATTCACCTCTTCTCCCGTCGGTAG
- a CDS encoding zinc-dependent alcohol dehydrogenase family protein: MKALVFHGPGRRAWEDKPRPAIQAATDAIVRITTSTICGTDLHILKGDVPAVTDGRILGHEGVGVVEEPGAAVTLFRKGDAVLISCVTACGKCAFCRKGMTSHCETGGWILGNTIDGTQADYVRIPHADTSLYALPPGADEEAYTMLSDILPTGFECGVLNGQVKPGDTVAIVGAGPIGLAALLTAQFYSPAELVMIDLDPNRLEVARSFGATRVVDSTDGKAVEKVMSLTGGKGVDVAIEAVGVPATFDICQSILAPGGRLANVGVHGKPVTLHLEKLWDRNITLTTRLVDTVTTPMLLKVVESGRLDPRKLVTHRFALADVMKAYDTFGDAAKQRALKVVLKNTLSTTGA; the protein is encoded by the coding sequence ATGAAGGCCCTCGTCTTTCACGGCCCCGGCCGGCGAGCCTGGGAAGACAAGCCGCGGCCGGCGATCCAGGCCGCCACGGACGCCATCGTCCGGATCACGACGTCCACGATCTGCGGCACCGACCTCCACATCCTCAAGGGCGACGTCCCCGCCGTCACCGACGGGAGAATCCTCGGTCACGAGGGCGTGGGTGTCGTCGAGGAGCCGGGAGCGGCCGTGACGCTCTTCCGCAAGGGGGACGCCGTCCTGATCTCCTGCGTCACCGCATGCGGCAAATGTGCGTTCTGCCGGAAGGGGATGACCTCGCACTGCGAGACCGGCGGCTGGATCCTCGGCAACACGATCGACGGGACCCAGGCCGACTACGTCCGTATCCCGCACGCCGACACGAGCCTCTACGCGCTCCCGCCCGGGGCCGACGAAGAGGCGTACACGATGCTCAGCGACATCCTCCCCACCGGCTTCGAATGCGGGGTTCTGAACGGCCAGGTGAAGCCGGGCGACACCGTGGCCATCGTCGGCGCCGGGCCCATCGGCCTCGCGGCGCTCCTCACGGCGCAGTTCTATTCGCCGGCCGAGCTCGTGATGATCGACCTCGACCCGAACCGTCTCGAGGTGGCGCGTTCCTTCGGCGCCACACGCGTCGTGGACTCGACGGACGGCAAGGCCGTCGAGAAGGTCATGTCCCTCACGGGCGGGAAGGGAGTCGACGTGGCCATCGAGGCCGTGGGCGTCCCCGCGACGTTCGACATCTGCCAGTCGATCCTGGCGCCGGGCGGGCGTCTCGCGAACGTCGGCGTACACGGCAAGCCGGTCACGCTGCACCTCGAGAAGCTCTGGGACCGGAACATCACCCTGACCACCCGCCTCGTGGACACGGTCACGACCCCGATGCTTCTCAAGGTCGTGGAGTCCGGCCGCCTCGACCCCCGGAAGCTCGTGACCCACCGCTTCGCGCTGGCGGACGTCATGAAGGCCTACGACACGTTCGGCGACGCTGCGAAGCAGCGCGCCCTGAAGGTCGTCCTCAAGAACACTCTTTCCACGACCGGCGCGTGA
- a CDS encoding YXWGXW repeat-containing protein, which yields MPPMPDLHVRIVTEAPPPRRHEERVVSPGPNHTYIKGYWHHSGEAWAWSDGRWAEKPRRHAHWVKASYRHVKGGTRYTPGHWSYEKVIYN from the coding sequence ATGCCCCCGATGCCCGACCTGCACGTGCGCATCGTCACGGAGGCCCCGCCCCCGCGCCGGCACGAAGAGAGAGTCGTGAGCCCGGGCCCGAACCACACGTACATCAAGGGCTACTGGCATCACTCCGGCGAGGCGTGGGCCTGGAGCGACGGCCGCTGGGCCGAAAAGCCGCGCAGGCACGCCCACTGGGTCAAGGCCAGCTACAGGCACGTGAAGGGCGGTACGCGCTACACGCCGGGTCACTGGTCTTACGAGAAGGTCATCTACAACTGA
- a CDS encoding response regulator — protein MSNPKEVQPLRALLISSEEDGLWLRALVKELPGTVSLEWVGTFEEGLAAMTAGRHDAFLVDGRLGKRSGLDLLRAYREAGDGAPVIVMGEADRSLDVAAMENGAADYLVKGRLDAPRLERSIRYALEASRRAARLRRVRDELEARVAERADALETMNEALAAEVAERRLAERALRDADRSKDAFFATLAHELRNPLAPLTSATEILARTGDTPEDEIRRDRARRVIERQVAHMVRLIDDLLDLSRITHGKLELRRERVSLAAVIESALETAGPLLLRRKQQFELRVPESPVFLHADPMRLAQVVANLVSNAAKYTEPGGRIRLEAVREGGDVVVSVVDSGIGIPAVHLAHVFTMFGQGHRAHEPVYGGLGIGLALAKSLAELHGGRLTAASEGEGKGSVFTLRLACAAEDSAAPSAAQASPGAPPPPRRILVVDDNVDAALTLAELLALEGHETHVAHDGPSAVDAAKRLRPDAAILDIGLPGFDGHEVARRLRADPALKGVFLVALSGWAQPEDLARSREAGFDHHLTKPIQLKSLELVLLEAPGGRGRTA, from the coding sequence ATGTCGAATCCGAAGGAAGTCCAGCCTCTCCGCGCTCTCCTGATCAGCAGCGAAGAGGACGGGCTCTGGCTTCGCGCCCTCGTGAAGGAGCTGCCGGGCACCGTCTCGCTCGAGTGGGTCGGGACGTTCGAAGAAGGGCTCGCCGCGATGACGGCCGGACGGCACGACGCCTTCCTCGTGGACGGACGGCTCGGCAAGCGGAGCGGCCTCGACCTCCTGCGCGCGTACCGCGAGGCGGGAGACGGCGCGCCGGTGATCGTGATGGGCGAGGCGGACCGCTCGCTCGACGTCGCGGCGATGGAGAACGGGGCCGCCGACTACCTCGTGAAGGGCCGCCTCGACGCGCCCCGACTCGAGCGCTCGATCCGATATGCGCTGGAGGCGTCGCGGCGCGCGGCCAGGCTCCGCCGCGTCCGCGACGAGCTGGAGGCGCGTGTCGCCGAGCGGGCGGACGCGCTCGAGACCATGAACGAAGCGCTGGCGGCCGAGGTGGCCGAGCGCCGCCTGGCCGAGCGCGCCCTGCGCGATGCGGACCGCTCGAAGGACGCGTTCTTCGCGACCCTGGCGCACGAGCTCCGCAACCCGCTGGCGCCGCTCACGAGCGCGACCGAGATCCTCGCCCGGACGGGCGATACGCCGGAGGACGAGATCCGGCGCGACCGCGCCCGGCGCGTGATCGAGCGGCAGGTCGCGCACATGGTGCGGCTGATCGACGACCTTCTCGACCTCTCCCGCATCACGCATGGAAAACTGGAGCTGCGCCGCGAGCGCGTGTCGCTGGCGGCCGTCATCGAGAGCGCGCTCGAGACGGCCGGACCTCTCCTTCTCCGCCGCAAGCAGCAATTCGAGCTGCGCGTACCCGAGTCACCGGTGTTCCTGCACGCTGATCCGATGCGGCTCGCGCAGGTCGTGGCGAACCTCGTCTCGAACGCCGCCAAGTACACCGAGCCGGGCGGGCGAATCCGTCTCGAGGCCGTGCGCGAAGGCGGAGACGTCGTCGTGTCGGTCGTGGATTCCGGCATCGGGATCCCGGCGGTGCACCTCGCGCACGTCTTCACGATGTTCGGGCAGGGGCACCGCGCGCACGAGCCGGTCTACGGAGGGCTCGGGATCGGCCTCGCGCTCGCGAAGAGCCTCGCCGAGCTGCACGGCGGCAGGCTGACCGCCGCGAGCGAGGGCGAGGGCAAGGGCAGCGTCTTCACGCTCCGCCTCGCGTGCGCGGCCGAGGACTCCGCCGCACCTTCGGCGGCGCAGGCTTCGCCGGGTGCGCCGCCGCCGCCCCGCCGGATTCTCGTCGTCGACGACAACGTCGACGCGGCGCTCACACTCGCCGAGCTGCTGGCCCTCGAAGGGCACGAGACGCACGTCGCCCACGACGGCCCCTCCGCCGTCGACGCCGCGAAGCGGCTCCGCCCGGACGCCGCGATCCTCGACATCGGCCTGCCGGGATTCGACGGCCACGAGGTGGCGCGCCGCCTCCGGGCGGATCCGGCGCTCAAGGGAGTCTTCCTCGTGGCTCTCTCCGGCTGGGCCCAGCCGGAGGATCTGGCCCGGTCGCGCGAGGCCGGCTTCGACCATCACCTCACCAAGCCGATTCAGCTCAAGAGCCTCGAGCTCGTCCTCCTGGAGGCGCCTGGTGGTCGAGGTCGTACTGCTTGA
- a CDS encoding sigma-54-dependent Fis family transcriptional regulator has translation MKVLVVEDEPRVRASLVELVEELGYVSFAAGSVADARDSLSRETPDVCITDLGLPDGSGLDVVRAAKAVRADCAVLVLTGKGSILAAVEAMRAGAHDFLLKPLKPAFLASSLARLAESWTPHPAAHLEPATPGRLGEMVGRSAAMREVFRLIARVAGSEAPVMITGESGTGKEVAARTVHALSRRARGPFVAVNCGAISPHLVESELFGHEKGSFTGAERRRAGTFEMAHGGTLFLDEVTEMPPDLQVKFLRVLDTRAFRRVGGNEELDVDVRLVASSNRDLAEAVKNGSFRSDLFYRLNVFPLWMPPLRLRKEDIPALASHFLSQVELKEGRGFTALEEGALEALGGHDWPGNVRELKNAVHRAYVLSDPPTVPPEVVEAVLAAPHAAERAPAADANAEAWPEVPVRVGEKLEAVERKLLIATLKAVNGDRRAAAEILGISLKTVYNRLKQYDLDHQAPPGGRARGS, from the coding sequence GTGAAAGTCCTCGTGGTGGAAGACGAGCCGCGCGTGAGGGCCTCGCTCGTCGAGCTCGTCGAGGAGCTCGGATACGTCTCCTTCGCCGCGGGCTCGGTGGCGGATGCGCGCGACTCCCTCTCGCGCGAGACGCCCGACGTCTGCATCACGGACCTCGGTCTGCCGGACGGGAGCGGGCTCGACGTCGTGCGCGCGGCGAAGGCCGTCCGGGCGGACTGCGCCGTCCTCGTCCTGACGGGCAAGGGCTCCATCCTCGCCGCCGTCGAGGCGATGAGGGCCGGCGCCCACGACTTCCTGCTCAAGCCGCTCAAGCCCGCGTTCCTCGCCTCGTCTCTCGCGCGCCTCGCGGAGAGTTGGACTCCGCACCCCGCGGCGCATCTCGAGCCCGCGACTCCGGGCCGGCTCGGGGAGATGGTCGGCCGGTCGGCCGCGATGCGGGAGGTCTTCCGCCTGATCGCCCGCGTCGCGGGCTCCGAGGCGCCCGTCATGATCACCGGGGAGAGCGGCACGGGCAAGGAAGTCGCCGCCCGAACCGTGCACGCCCTCTCGCGCCGCGCCCGGGGACCGTTCGTCGCGGTCAACTGCGGCGCGATCTCGCCGCACCTCGTCGAGAGCGAGCTCTTCGGGCACGAGAAGGGCTCGTTCACGGGCGCCGAGCGGCGCCGGGCCGGCACGTTCGAGATGGCGCACGGAGGGACCCTCTTCCTGGACGAGGTCACCGAGATGCCGCCCGATCTCCAGGTCAAGTTCCTCCGCGTTCTCGACACGCGCGCCTTCCGCCGGGTCGGCGGCAACGAGGAGCTGGACGTGGACGTGCGGCTCGTGGCGAGCTCGAACCGCGACCTCGCCGAGGCGGTGAAGAACGGGTCGTTCCGATCCGACCTCTTCTACCGGCTCAACGTCTTTCCGCTCTGGATGCCTCCGTTGCGCCTGCGCAAGGAGGACATCCCGGCTCTCGCGAGCCACTTCCTGTCGCAGGTCGAGCTGAAGGAAGGGCGCGGGTTCACGGCTCTCGAGGAGGGGGCGCTCGAGGCGCTGGGCGGACACGACTGGCCCGGCAACGTGCGCGAGCTGAAGAACGCCGTGCATCGGGCATACGTCCTGAGCGACCCGCCCACCGTTCCGCCCGAGGTCGTCGAGGCGGTACTGGCTGCGCCGCACGCGGCCGAGCGAGCGCCGGCGGCGGACGCGAACGCGGAAGCGTGGCCCGAGGTGCCGGTGCGTGTCGGAGAAAAGCTCGAGGCGGTCGAGCGCAAGCTGCTGATCGCCACCCTAAAGGCCGTGAACGGTGACCGCCGGGCGGCGGCGGAGATTCTCGGCATCAGCCTGAAGACCGTCTACAACAGGCTCAAGCAGTACGACCTCGACCACCAGGCGCCTCCAGGAGGACGAGCTCGAGGCTCTTGA
- a CDS encoding ferritin-like domain-containing protein gives MIEPLNSLLRVELAAVAGYQKALGVLRKKAAADGNHILRLASDHQRTVTALHGSVQARGGVPVAAADPWEGSGVAALTGNGSLQGMDDREFVGALLEAEQRGLAEYEAALPSLDEDARELVELELIPRQRRHVEALSALLVGLAA, from the coding sequence GTGATCGAACCCCTCAACTCCCTCCTGCGTGTCGAGCTCGCCGCGGTGGCCGGATATCAGAAGGCTCTCGGCGTGTTGCGTAAGAAGGCCGCGGCCGACGGCAACCACATCCTGCGGCTCGCCTCCGATCACCAGCGAACCGTCACGGCTCTCCACGGATCCGTTCAGGCCCGGGGCGGGGTGCCCGTGGCCGCGGCCGACCCCTGGGAGGGCTCGGGCGTCGCGGCGCTCACGGGCAACGGCTCGCTGCAGGGGATGGATGACCGCGAGTTCGTGGGCGCGCTCCTCGAAGCCGAGCAGCGCGGCCTCGCGGAGTACGAGGCCGCGCTGCCCTCGCTCGACGAGGACGCCCGGGAGCTCGTCGAGCTCGAGCTGATCCCGCGGCAGCGGAGGCACGTCGAAGCGCTCTCCGCTCTGCTCGTCGGCCTCGCCGCCTGA
- a CDS encoding CsbD family protein, with product MRQQEVGGKVKKVKGSVKEAVGILSGDRKMEREGSLQRAEGAIEEGLGKARRKVGEALANLGNAIKK from the coding sequence ATGAGACAGCAGGAAGTCGGCGGAAAAGTGAAGAAAGTCAAGGGAAGCGTCAAGGAAGCCGTCGGAATTCTCTCCGGCGACAGGAAGATGGAACGGGAAGGCTCACTCCAGCGCGCCGAGGGCGCGATCGAGGAGGGGCTCGGCAAGGCGCGCCGCAAGGTCGGCGAGGCCCTCGCGAATCTCGGCAACGCCATCAAGAAATAG